The genomic interval GCGGGCGGCTTTCTGGATGTTCGGCTGCGCTTCACAGCGGAGAGCGGCAAGTTTCACGCGGGCACAGTGGGTGTAGCTACCAACGCACAGGCCGCCCCTGGCCAGACCATCCAGCTCTCTGGACTGTGGCAGAGTGTGTCCGAGAACAACCAGGAACCGTACCTGGAAGACATCGTTCAGACCGCCTTCGGCTTCAAGACCGTCTTTGCGCCCAGCAAGAACAATAATGCCCTAAACGGGATTAATCAGAAGGGCAAGGTGACCCCGCAAGGCGACGAGGTGATTGCGCCGTACTGGCAACGGGCCGATTCCAGCCAGCCCGTGACCGTTCAGCAACTGGCGGCCTACCACACCCAGGGGGACACCTCGAAGTTGCGCTGGTTCACTAAGGGTGCGGCCGACAGCAATACAGTCCTCACCCAGAAGGGAGTGGACGCCCAATCGGTTCTGCCGCGTAGGGACGGCTCGGAAGAGCTGGCGATTACCACCTTCATGCCGTCGGCCCAGACGTTCGGGTTCAAGGTGGACAGCGAGAACAGCGACCCGACGTTAAACAACCAGACCAAGGACCGCAGCAATGGCTGCAAGGATCCCTGCGGCCAGCATGTGCGGTTCTTCAAAGCCAAGGACCCGAAGGGCAACGTCATGCCCAATACCTACCTACTGATCATGGATTACGCAGGCATTAATTACGACTACAACGACAACATCTACCTGATCAGCAACATAAAGCCCGCCCCGATCCTGATCAATGTCGGTCTGGCCGGCAATGGGGCAAGCACCACCGATCCTGCGGGCAACGTGTGGGTCTCGGACCGGGACCGCAACGGTTACGCGCTGTTCGCGCCAGCCACGGCCAAGGATGAGCCGGCGGGCGGCTCCAACCCGAACCTTGACATCTTGGGCACCACCAACGATGCGCTGTACCGCAGCTACCGCGGCAACGTAGGCATTGTGCCGCAGACAGACAGGCAGATCAGCTTCAATATTCCGTTAGAAAACGGGCCGCAGACGCTCAAGCTGCATTTTGCGGATCTGGCGCACACCACGCCTGGAAAACGGGTCTTTGATGTAACGGCCGAGGGTCAGAAGGTGCTGTCCGACCTGGATATCGTCAAGGACGCTGGCGGCGGCAACACGGCGCTGGTCAAGACGGTGAACACGACGGTCTCGGATGGAATCCTGAACCTGACCCTGAGCGCCTCGGTGGATTATCCTTCCCTGGCGGGCATCGAGATTGTGCGCTGAGCGCAAGCGGGCGACACGGTTGCTGAGAAATATCCTGCCGCCCAGTCCGGCGGTCCGGGTCATGTCATGAGAAAAGGGGGGACAAGAGCGATGAGATCAGCAGTACCCAGGGGAGCACCGAAAAAAAGAGTATTGAGAGATCTGGCCACCATACTGCTGGGTATGGGCCTGTTGATCGGTTGTGCACCGTCTGACCCCCCCAAACCGCCCCCAGAACCGGAGAACCCGTATGCGGGCGGCGCGGCGT from Deinococcus aerolatus carries:
- a CDS encoding malectin domain-containing carbohydrate-binding protein, translating into TDADGDIAYDRADWANARLACQLSQVTLESRDGGPFADRMVFSRIGSLATPPPNGVHDRATVRVRNTGSGPVKVTGLPITGPWTLDPAPTLPATIAAGGFLDVRLRFTAESGKFHAGTVGVATNAQAAPGQTIQLSGLWQSVSENNQEPYLEDIVQTAFGFKTVFAPSKNNNALNGINQKGKVTPQGDEVIAPYWQRADSSQPVTVQQLAAYHTQGDTSKLRWFTKGAADSNTVLTQKGVDAQSVLPRRDGSEELAITTFMPSAQTFGFKVDSENSDPTLNNQTKDRSNGCKDPCGQHVRFFKAKDPKGNVMPNTYLLIMDYAGINYDYNDNIYLISNIKPAPILINVGLAGNGASTTDPAGNVWVSDRDRNGYALFAPATAKDEPAGGSNPNLDILGTTNDALYRSYRGNVGIVPQTDRQISFNIPLENGPQTLKLHFADLAHTTPGKRVFDVTAEGQKVLSDLDIVKDAGGGNTALVKTVNTTVSDGILNLTLSASVDYPSLAGIEIVR